One genomic segment of Prochlorococcus marinus str. MIT 0919 includes these proteins:
- the rimM gene encoding ribosome maturation factor RimM (Essential for efficient processing of 16S rRNA), translating to MFDQQSWLSIGELVKAHGLKGEIKVNPSSDFPERFIKPGDRWLQRGNTEPWKIKLETGREVPGKSVYIVSFLGINNRTDAESIIGNKLLVPSNNRPQLANGEFHYCDLLGLEVRLKEKDQAIGKVVDLISSANDLLEIKLSTGKAVLIPFVTAIVPKIDIEHGWILLTPPPGLLEL from the coding sequence ATGTTTGACCAACAATCCTGGTTATCCATAGGAGAACTGGTAAAAGCTCATGGTTTAAAGGGAGAAATAAAAGTCAACCCAAGTAGTGACTTCCCAGAAAGATTCATTAAACCAGGAGATCGATGGCTCCAACGCGGTAACACAGAACCATGGAAAATAAAATTGGAAACAGGAAGAGAAGTCCCTGGGAAATCTGTTTATATAGTTTCATTCTTAGGAATAAACAATAGAACTGACGCTGAATCAATAATTGGAAATAAACTATTAGTCCCATCAAATAATAGGCCTCAACTAGCAAATGGAGAGTTTCACTACTGTGATCTATTAGGGTTAGAAGTGAGGCTAAAAGAAAAAGATCAAGCTATTGGTAAAGTTGTTGATTTAATTAGCTCAGCCAACGATCTTCTGGAGATTAAACTTTCTACGGGCAAGGCTGTTTTAATACCTTTTGTCACAGCAATCGTCCCTAAAATAGACATAGAACATGGATGGATTCTTCTTACTCCTCCACCAGGGTTACTAGAACTGTGA